The following are from one region of the Coffea eugenioides isolate CCC68of chromosome 2, Ceug_1.0, whole genome shotgun sequence genome:
- the LOC113759633 gene encoding cytochrome P450 87A3-like, which yields MLFACAIIALIVVLFSHWVYRWRNPKCNGVLPPGSMGLPIIGETIEYFTPYASDDVPPFVQKRAARYGPIFRTSIVGQPVVVSTDADFNFRVFQQEGNAFQIWYTESLFQIIGKQSVLAHHGGFHKYLKSLTFKLVSPEALREKLIYEMDASTQESLSSWSKLGKLDAKDGTSELVFKYAAKKMLGYEESKDQQKLRDSYKAFMDGLISFPLNIPGTPFHACLQGRKKAMKVIKDIFERKRSGNDTSKDFVDHLLEQIKKEDTFLNEEIARDLVFLFLFAAHETTSTALTVALRYLDGHPRVMAELKREHENILKMRETEGSAVSWKEYKSMTFTHMVINETLRLANITPGILRKVVKEVEVKGYTIPAGWTVMVCPSCVHLDPNVYANPHEFNPWRWEGKELHMGSKNFMAFAGGTRLCVGADYAKVQMSIFLHYLVTKYTWRVTNGAERIRTPTGIRYPKGLHMEISENK from the exons ATGTTGTTTGCTTGTGCTATTATTGCTCTCATTGTTGTGCTTTTCAGCCACTGGGTATACAGGTGGAGAAACCCCAAGTGTAACGGGGTATTACCGCCAGGCTCGATGGGATTACCAATTATAGGAGAAACAATTGAGTACTTCACCCCTTATGCATCGGATGATGTTCCACCATTCGTACAAAAAAGAGCGGCTAG GTACGGACCAATTTTTCGCACGAGTATAGTTGGGCAGCCAGTCGTTGTATCAACTGATGCTGACTTCAACTTCCGCGTCTTCCAGCAAGAAGGTAATGCTTTCCAAATTTGGTATACTGAGAGTCTCTTCCAGATAATTGGGAAACAAAGTGTACTTGCCCATCATGGAGGCTTCCACAAGTACCTCAAGAGCTTAACGTTCAAGCTTGTTAGCCCCGAAGCCTTAAGAGAGAAGCTAATATATGAAATGGATGCCAGCACTCAAGAATCTCTAAGTTCTTGGAGTAAACTTGGAAAATTAGATGCTAAAGATGGAACATCAGAG TTGGTATTTAAATATGCTGCCAAGAAGATGCTTGGCTATGAAGAAAGCAAGGATCAGCAAAAATTGAGAGACAGTTATAAGGCATTCATGGATGGCTTGATCTCATTTCCTCTCAACATCCCTGGAACACCGTTCCATGCTTGCTTACAA GGACGTAAGAAAGCAATGAAGGTCATCAAGGACATCTTTGAGAGGAAGCGCTCGGGCAATGACACTTCGAAAGACTTTGTGGACCATTTACTTGAGCAAATAAAGAAAGAAGACACTTTTTTGAACGAAGAAATTGCGAGGGACCTGGTATTTTTGTTTCTATTTGCTGCCCATGAAACGACTTCAACAGCTTTGACTGTGGCCTTGAGGTATCTAGATGGCCATCCACGTGTTATGGCTGAACTAAAG AGAGAGCATGAAAATATTCTTAAAATGCGAGAAACGGAAGGTTCTGCTGTTTCTTGGAAAGAGTACAAGTCTATGACTTTCACACACATG GTTATAAATGAAACACTTAGGCTTGCAAATATTACTCCTGGGATTTTGCGCAAAGTTGTCAAGGAAGTTGAAGTAAAAG GGTATACAATTCCTGCTGGCTGGACGGTAATGGTTTGTCCATCATGTGTTCATTTGGATCCTAATGTATATGCAAACCCCCATGAATTTAACCCATGGCGATGGGAG GGCAAAGAATTACACATGGGATCAAAAAATTTCATGGCATTTGCTGGTGGTACGAGGCTTTGCGTTGGTGCTGACTATGCAAAGGTGCAGATGTCAATTTTTCTGCATTACTTGGTCACAAAATACAC CTGGAGAGTTACCAACGGAGCAGAGAGAATCCGGACACCTACTGGTATTCGTTACCCCAAGGGATTGCACATGGAGATTTCAGAGAACAAATAG